In Macadamia integrifolia cultivar HAES 741 chromosome 12, SCU_Mint_v3, whole genome shotgun sequence, the following are encoded in one genomic region:
- the LOC122057700 gene encoding protein HASTY 1 isoform X1 yields the protein MQEMNDSNTASNVARAIVAALDWSSSPEARKAAVSYLEFIKSGDIGVLANISFLLVRRDWSSEIRLHAFKMLQHLVRLRWEELSSAERRNFANVAVGLISEIANPCELWALKSQTAALVAEIVRREGISLWQELLPSMVSLSNNGPIQAELVSMMLRWLPEDITVHNEDLEGDRRRVLLRGLTQSLPEILPLLYTLLERHFGAVLSEVGNQHLDIAKQHAATVTATLNAINAYAEWVPLHDLAKFGLIHGCGCLLSSPDFRLHACEFFKLISPRKRPIDDTASEFDSAMNNIFQILMNISQDFLFGSTSSSGGLDESEFEYAEYICESMVSLGSSNLQCIVGDSTILPLYLQQMLGYFQHHKLALHFQSLLFWLALMRDLLSKPKVFAQSTGENYAANNPGSGSVHVDKEKKGILVFTNDDICGAILDVSFQRMLKREKVSPGTTLSLGALELWSDEFDGKGDFSQYRSKLLELIRLVASYKPLISAARVSERIDTIIKGLLHASTPVKDLVVMESMQLALEAIVSVIFDGSTEFGGGSSEIQLALCRIFEGLLQLLLSLKWTEPAHVIVLGHYLDSLGPFLKHFPDAVGGVINKLFELLTSLPSALKDPSTNGARHARLQICSSFIRIAKATDKALLPHMKGIADTMAYLQREGRLLRGEHNLLGEAFLVMASAAGIQQQQDVLAWLLEPLSKQWTPVEWQNTYLSEPMGLVRLCSETSVMWSIFHTVTFFEKALKRSGARKSILNSQGCSVTSSASQHPMASHLSWMLPPLLRLLRVIHSLWSPPVIQALPGELKAAMSMSDVERASFIGEGNHPKSSKSASVFTDGSQVDVNKDGHAETNENDIRNWLKGTRDSGYNVLGLSATIGDSFFKSIESHSVALSLMENIQSMEFRHMRQLIHSVLIPLVKFCPSDLWEDWLEKLLHPLFLHCQQALSFSWSCLLHESRAKVPDNHGILAGSDLKVEVMEEKLLRDLTREICHLLSVVALPSLNIGLPSFEQVGHISRVEGSSLKDLDAFASKSLVGFLLKHKGFPALQICIEAFRWTDGEAVTKVSSFCGAVILLAVSTNNMELQEFVAKDLFYAIIQGLTLESNAIISAELVGLCREIFVYLAERDPTPKQVLLSLPCITTQDLLAFEEALTKTSSPKEQKLHMKSLLLLAAGNKLKALVAQKSTNVITNVSTKTRTVAGPEVSAEEDDVVGLAAIT from the exons ATAAAATCAGGAGATATTGGTGTTCTGGCAAACATATCATTCCTTTTGGTTAGGAGGGATTGGTCTTCTGAGATTCGGTTACATGCATTCAAAATGCTGCAG CATTTGGTTCGCTTGAGATGGGAGGAATTAAGCTCTGCAGAAAGAAGAAACTTTGCCAATGTTGCTGTTGGTTTGATTTCTGAGATAGCAAATCCTTGTGAATTGTGGGCTTTGAAAAGTCAAACAGCTGCCCTAGTTGCTGAG ATAGTCAGGAGAGAAGGAATAAGCCTGTGGCAAGAGCTCCTACCATCAATGGTTTCACTGTCTAACAATGGTCCTATACAA GCTGAGTTGGTGTCCATGATGCTGAGGTGGCTTCCTGAAGATATTACAGTTCATAATGAAGATTTAGAAG GAGATCGACGTAGGGTATTATTACGTGGGCTTACTCAATCTTTGCCTGAAATTTTGCCTTTACTATACACT TTACTTGAAAGGCACTTTGGAGCCGTATTAAGTGAAGTGGGCAATCAACATCTAGACATTGCAAAACAGCATGCAGCCACAGTAACAGCCACCCTCAATGCTATTAATGCTTATGCTGAGTGGGTCCCACTACATGATCTTGCAAAATTTGGTCTTATTCATGG GTGTGGGTGTTTACTTTCTTCTCCCGACTTCCGTCTCCATGCTTGTGAATTCTTCAAACTTATCTCTCCAAG GAAGAGACCTATTGATGACACAGCTTCAGAATTTGATTCTGCAATGAATAATATCTTTCAGATCCTGATGAATATATCACAAGATTTCTTATTCGGGTCTACCTCCAGCAGTGGTGGTCTTGATGAAAGTGAATTTGAGTATGCTGAATATATATGTGAGAGTATGGTGTCATTGGGTTCTTCTAACTTGCAATGTATTGTTGGTGATAGCACCATATTACCTCTTTATCTTCAACAG ATGCTGGGATATTTCCAACACCATAAACTTGCACTGCACTTTCAATCATTGCTTTTTTGGCTG GCACTAATGAGGGATTTGTTATCCAAGCCAAAGGTTTTTGCGCAATCAACTGGCGAAAATTATGCTGCTAATAATCCAGGCTCAGGATCTGTACATGttgataaagaaaagaaagggatcTTGGTTTTCACCAATGATGATATTTGTGGTGCGATTCTGGATGTATCTTTCCAGCGTATGCTCAAGAGAGAAAAAGTTTCACCTGGAACAACTCTTTCTCTAGGAGCATTGGAGCTGTGGAGTGATGAATTTGATGGCAAGGGGGATTTCAGCCAGTATCGTTCTAAACTG TTGGAGCTGATCCGACTTGTTGCTTCTTACAAACCCTTAATTTCTGCAGCTAGGGTTTCTGAAAGAATTGATACCATTATTAAGGGCCTATTGCATGCTTCAACGCCTGTCAAG GACTTAGTTGTTATGGAGAGCATGCAACTGGCACTTGAGGCTATTGTGAGTGTGATTTTTGATGGATCAACTGAATTTGGCGGTGGTAGTTCTGAAATTCAACTAGCACTGTGCAGAATATTTGAAG GTTTACTTCAACTTCTTCTTTCATTGAAATGGACTGAACCGGCCCATGTGATAGTACTTGGACACTATTTAGATTCATTGGGTCCCTTTCTGAAACACTTTCCGGATGCTGTTGGTGGTGTCATCAATAAACTTTTTGAACTTCTGACGTCACTTCCTTCTGCTCTTAAG GATCCTTCAACAAATGGTGCTCGTCATGCGAGGTTGCAGATTTGCTCATCATTTATTCGAATAGCTAAAGCCACAGACAAAGCCCTCTTGCCTCACATGAAG GGGATTGCTGACACCATGGCTTATCTGCAAAGAGAAGGGCGTCTTCTTCGTGGGGAGCATAATCTTCTAGGTGAAGCATTTCTTGTCATGGCTTCTGCTGCTGG GATTCAACAGCAGCAAGACGTTTTAGCCTGGTTACTTGAACCGTTAAGCAAACAATGGACTCCGGTAGAATGGCAAAATACTTATTTGTCTGAACCTATGGGTCTGGTCCGTTTGTGCTCTGAGACTTCAGTTATGTGGTCAATTTTCCACACTGTAACTTTCTTTGAGAAGGCCCTTAAAAGGAGTGGTGCTAGAAAAAGCATTTTGAATTCACAAGGTTGCTCAGTTACTAGTTCTGCCTCTCAACATCCAATGGCTTCTCATCTGTCATGGATGCTACCTCCTCTCTTAAGG CTGCTTCGTGTTATACATTCGCTTTGGTCTCCGCCAGTAATTCAAGCATTGCCGGGAGAGTTAAAGGCTGCCATGAGTATGAGTGATGTCGAACGTGCTAGTTTTATTGGGGAAGGAAACCACcctaaatcatcaaaaagtgCTTCGGTTTTCACAGATGGATCTCAGGTTGATGTGAATAAGGATGGACATGCAGAGACAAATGAAAATGATATACGGAATTGGTTGAAGGGTACCAGAGACAGTGG ATATAATGTTTTGGGTCTATCAGCAACCATTGGGGATTCCTTTTTCAAATCAATAGAGAGTCATTCTGTTGCACTCTCTCTTATGGAGAACATACAATCTATGGAATTCAGGCATATGAGGCAGCTAATTCATTCAGTTTTGATTCCTTTGGTCAAATTCTGCCCTTCGGATTTATGGGAGGATTGGCTAGAAAAGCTTCTGCATCCATTATTTCTTCACTGTCAGCAGGCTCTGAGCTTTTCATGGTCTTGTCTTCTCCACGAAAGTAGGGCGAAGGTTCCAGATAACCATGGCATTCTTGCTGGATCAGACCTGAAAGTGGAAGTAATGGAGGAAAAGTTGCTTCGAGATTTAACGCGCGAGATATGTCATCTCCTCTCAGTTGTTGCTTTACCATCATTAAATATTGGACTCCCTTCTTTCGAACAAGTAGGACATATCAGCCGGGTGGAGGGGTCTTCACTCAAAGATTTGGATGCCTTTGCCTCAAAATCTCTGGTTGG CTTTCTCTTAAAGCATAAGGGTTTTCCTGCATTGCAAATATGCATAGAAGCATTTAGATGGACTGATGGTGAAGCTGTGACTAAAGTTTCTTCTTTCTGTGGAGCTGTGATACTTCTAGCTGTTTCAACAAATAATATGGAACTCCAAGAATTTGTTGCCAAAGATTTGTTTTATGCAATTATTCAAGGTTTGACACTAGAGTCAAATGCTATAATCAGTGCAGAACTCGTAGGTCTCTGTCGTGAGATTTTCGTTTATCTCGCTGAGAGGGACCCCACTCCAAAACAG GTTCTGCTTTCTCTTCCATGTATTACAACCCAGGATTTACTTGCTTTTGAGGAGGCTTTGACAAAGACTTCTAGTCCTAAGGAACAAAAGCTGCATATGAAGAGCCTGCTTCTATTAGCTGCAGGAAACAAGTTGAAAGCACTTGTGGCTCAGAAAAGCACAAATGTAATTACAAATGTTTCAA
- the LOC122057700 gene encoding protein HASTY 1 isoform X2, whose translation MQEMNDSNTASNVARAIVAALDWSSSPEARKAAVSYLEFIKSGDIGVLANISFLLVRRDWSSEIRLHAFKMLQHLVRLRWEELSSAERRNFANVAVGLISEIANPCELWALKSQTAALVAEIVRREGISLWQELLPSMVSLSNNGPIQAELVSMMLRWLPEDITVHNEDLEGDRRRVLLRGLTQSLPEILPLLYTLLERHFGAVLSEVGNQHLDIAKQHAATVTATLNAINAYAEWVPLHDLAKFGLIHGCGCLLSSPDFRLHACEFFKLISPRKRPIDDTASEFDSAMNNIFQILMNISQDFLFGSTSSSGGLDESEFEYAEYICESMVSLGSSNLQCIVGDSTILPLYLQQMLGYFQHHKLALHFQSLLFWLALMRDLLSKPKVFAQSTGENYAANNPGSGSVHVDKEKKGILVFTNDDICGAILDVSFQRMLKREKVSPGTTLSLGALELWSDEFDGKGDFSQYRSKLLELIRLVASYKPLISAARVSERIDTIIKGLLHASTPVKDLVVMESMQLALEAIVSVIFDGSTEFGGGSSEIQLALCRIFEGLLQLLLSLKWTEPAHVIVLGHYLDSLGPFLKHFPDAVGGVINKLFELLTSLPSALKDPSTNGARHARLQICSSFIRIAKATDKALLPHMKGIADTMAYLQREGRLLRGEHNLLGEAFLVMASAAGIQQQQDVLAWLLEPLSKQWTPVEWQNTYLSEPMGLVRLCSETSVMWSIFHTVTFFEKALKRSGARKSILNSQGCSVTSSASQHPMASHLSWMLPPLLRLLRVIHSLWSPPVIQALPGELKAAMSMSDVERASFIGEGNHPKSSKSASVFTDGSQVDVNKDGHAETNENDIRNWLKGTRDSGYNVLGLSATIGDSFFKSIESHSVALSLMENIQSMEFRHMRQLIHSVLIPLVKFCPSDLWEDWLEKLLHPLFLHCQQALSFSWSCLLHESRAKVPDNHGILAGSDLKVEVMEEKLLRDLTREICHLLSVVALPSLNIGLPSFEQVGHISRVEGSSLKDLDAFASKSLVGFLLKHKGFPALQICIEAFRWTDGEAVTKVSSFCGAVILLAVSTNNMELQEFVAKDLFYAIIQGLTLESNAIISAELVGLCREIFVYLAERDPTPKQVLLSLPCITTQDLLAFEEALTKTSSPKEQKLHMKSLLLLAAGNKLKALVAQKSTNVITNVSSK comes from the exons ATAAAATCAGGAGATATTGGTGTTCTGGCAAACATATCATTCCTTTTGGTTAGGAGGGATTGGTCTTCTGAGATTCGGTTACATGCATTCAAAATGCTGCAG CATTTGGTTCGCTTGAGATGGGAGGAATTAAGCTCTGCAGAAAGAAGAAACTTTGCCAATGTTGCTGTTGGTTTGATTTCTGAGATAGCAAATCCTTGTGAATTGTGGGCTTTGAAAAGTCAAACAGCTGCCCTAGTTGCTGAG ATAGTCAGGAGAGAAGGAATAAGCCTGTGGCAAGAGCTCCTACCATCAATGGTTTCACTGTCTAACAATGGTCCTATACAA GCTGAGTTGGTGTCCATGATGCTGAGGTGGCTTCCTGAAGATATTACAGTTCATAATGAAGATTTAGAAG GAGATCGACGTAGGGTATTATTACGTGGGCTTACTCAATCTTTGCCTGAAATTTTGCCTTTACTATACACT TTACTTGAAAGGCACTTTGGAGCCGTATTAAGTGAAGTGGGCAATCAACATCTAGACATTGCAAAACAGCATGCAGCCACAGTAACAGCCACCCTCAATGCTATTAATGCTTATGCTGAGTGGGTCCCACTACATGATCTTGCAAAATTTGGTCTTATTCATGG GTGTGGGTGTTTACTTTCTTCTCCCGACTTCCGTCTCCATGCTTGTGAATTCTTCAAACTTATCTCTCCAAG GAAGAGACCTATTGATGACACAGCTTCAGAATTTGATTCTGCAATGAATAATATCTTTCAGATCCTGATGAATATATCACAAGATTTCTTATTCGGGTCTACCTCCAGCAGTGGTGGTCTTGATGAAAGTGAATTTGAGTATGCTGAATATATATGTGAGAGTATGGTGTCATTGGGTTCTTCTAACTTGCAATGTATTGTTGGTGATAGCACCATATTACCTCTTTATCTTCAACAG ATGCTGGGATATTTCCAACACCATAAACTTGCACTGCACTTTCAATCATTGCTTTTTTGGCTG GCACTAATGAGGGATTTGTTATCCAAGCCAAAGGTTTTTGCGCAATCAACTGGCGAAAATTATGCTGCTAATAATCCAGGCTCAGGATCTGTACATGttgataaagaaaagaaagggatcTTGGTTTTCACCAATGATGATATTTGTGGTGCGATTCTGGATGTATCTTTCCAGCGTATGCTCAAGAGAGAAAAAGTTTCACCTGGAACAACTCTTTCTCTAGGAGCATTGGAGCTGTGGAGTGATGAATTTGATGGCAAGGGGGATTTCAGCCAGTATCGTTCTAAACTG TTGGAGCTGATCCGACTTGTTGCTTCTTACAAACCCTTAATTTCTGCAGCTAGGGTTTCTGAAAGAATTGATACCATTATTAAGGGCCTATTGCATGCTTCAACGCCTGTCAAG GACTTAGTTGTTATGGAGAGCATGCAACTGGCACTTGAGGCTATTGTGAGTGTGATTTTTGATGGATCAACTGAATTTGGCGGTGGTAGTTCTGAAATTCAACTAGCACTGTGCAGAATATTTGAAG GTTTACTTCAACTTCTTCTTTCATTGAAATGGACTGAACCGGCCCATGTGATAGTACTTGGACACTATTTAGATTCATTGGGTCCCTTTCTGAAACACTTTCCGGATGCTGTTGGTGGTGTCATCAATAAACTTTTTGAACTTCTGACGTCACTTCCTTCTGCTCTTAAG GATCCTTCAACAAATGGTGCTCGTCATGCGAGGTTGCAGATTTGCTCATCATTTATTCGAATAGCTAAAGCCACAGACAAAGCCCTCTTGCCTCACATGAAG GGGATTGCTGACACCATGGCTTATCTGCAAAGAGAAGGGCGTCTTCTTCGTGGGGAGCATAATCTTCTAGGTGAAGCATTTCTTGTCATGGCTTCTGCTGCTGG GATTCAACAGCAGCAAGACGTTTTAGCCTGGTTACTTGAACCGTTAAGCAAACAATGGACTCCGGTAGAATGGCAAAATACTTATTTGTCTGAACCTATGGGTCTGGTCCGTTTGTGCTCTGAGACTTCAGTTATGTGGTCAATTTTCCACACTGTAACTTTCTTTGAGAAGGCCCTTAAAAGGAGTGGTGCTAGAAAAAGCATTTTGAATTCACAAGGTTGCTCAGTTACTAGTTCTGCCTCTCAACATCCAATGGCTTCTCATCTGTCATGGATGCTACCTCCTCTCTTAAGG CTGCTTCGTGTTATACATTCGCTTTGGTCTCCGCCAGTAATTCAAGCATTGCCGGGAGAGTTAAAGGCTGCCATGAGTATGAGTGATGTCGAACGTGCTAGTTTTATTGGGGAAGGAAACCACcctaaatcatcaaaaagtgCTTCGGTTTTCACAGATGGATCTCAGGTTGATGTGAATAAGGATGGACATGCAGAGACAAATGAAAATGATATACGGAATTGGTTGAAGGGTACCAGAGACAGTGG ATATAATGTTTTGGGTCTATCAGCAACCATTGGGGATTCCTTTTTCAAATCAATAGAGAGTCATTCTGTTGCACTCTCTCTTATGGAGAACATACAATCTATGGAATTCAGGCATATGAGGCAGCTAATTCATTCAGTTTTGATTCCTTTGGTCAAATTCTGCCCTTCGGATTTATGGGAGGATTGGCTAGAAAAGCTTCTGCATCCATTATTTCTTCACTGTCAGCAGGCTCTGAGCTTTTCATGGTCTTGTCTTCTCCACGAAAGTAGGGCGAAGGTTCCAGATAACCATGGCATTCTTGCTGGATCAGACCTGAAAGTGGAAGTAATGGAGGAAAAGTTGCTTCGAGATTTAACGCGCGAGATATGTCATCTCCTCTCAGTTGTTGCTTTACCATCATTAAATATTGGACTCCCTTCTTTCGAACAAGTAGGACATATCAGCCGGGTGGAGGGGTCTTCACTCAAAGATTTGGATGCCTTTGCCTCAAAATCTCTGGTTGG CTTTCTCTTAAAGCATAAGGGTTTTCCTGCATTGCAAATATGCATAGAAGCATTTAGATGGACTGATGGTGAAGCTGTGACTAAAGTTTCTTCTTTCTGTGGAGCTGTGATACTTCTAGCTGTTTCAACAAATAATATGGAACTCCAAGAATTTGTTGCCAAAGATTTGTTTTATGCAATTATTCAAGGTTTGACACTAGAGTCAAATGCTATAATCAGTGCAGAACTCGTAGGTCTCTGTCGTGAGATTTTCGTTTATCTCGCTGAGAGGGACCCCACTCCAAAACAG GTTCTGCTTTCTCTTCCATGTATTACAACCCAGGATTTACTTGCTTTTGAGGAGGCTTTGACAAAGACTTCTAGTCCTAAGGAACAAAAGCTGCATATGAAGAGCCTGCTTCTATTAGCTGCAGGAAACAAGTTGAAAGCACTTGTGGCTCAGAAAAGCACAAATGTAATTACAAATGTTTCAAGTAAGTAG